One Lactobacillus sp. ESL0785 DNA window includes the following coding sequences:
- a CDS encoding HAMP domain-containing histidine kinase — protein MKTMKKSKNHKNKKETKHSSLIVRWVSIVSLTIMVSFIAFSVIIYSFVGQQSLGQQKATSNQMIVKLNNSLSEIPTELQIANVVPALTPSTRKILQGNPAIENDQRENKAFNDDLLSSLTNPDLNVVVYNLQKQDVFDNGSDDAIPAFKQFNGEYHMERVFQNHRQELVTYQKVRSVKNGKLTGYIIVVNRMSYYNGLMRNLLKWMVRISLIAVVVFTIIAFMIVHNIVKPIKEMSKVAREVNDDPNSTVRIRNFHRHDELQELAVSFNQMLDRMQRYIEQQKEFVGDVSHELRTPVAVIEGHLNMLERWGKDDPEILDESIKASLQEAKRMQHLIQEMLDLTRAEQINVQYPNAVTRVSEVLNRVVGDMSLVHQDFEIGLDMDDLPQDTEIQIYQGHLEQLLVILIDNGIKYSTDRKQMNVSAGLSHDEVSIMVQDFGEGISKEEQDKIFNRFYRVDKARTREKGGNGLGLSIAQKLVTSYHGQISVDSVEGQGSQFKIVFPALTKEQAAKLRKRAEGDEKEK, from the coding sequence ATGAAGACGATGAAGAAAAGTAAAAATCATAAAAATAAAAAAGAGACCAAACACTCATCACTTATTGTTCGGTGGGTCAGTATCGTCAGTTTGACGATTATGGTCTCTTTTATTGCTTTTTCAGTTATTATTTATTCTTTTGTAGGGCAGCAATCTTTGGGCCAGCAAAAAGCAACGTCTAACCAAATGATTGTTAAACTAAATAATAGTCTTAGTGAAATTCCAACTGAATTGCAGATTGCTAACGTTGTGCCAGCATTAACGCCATCTACTAGAAAGATATTGCAGGGTAATCCTGCGATTGAAAACGATCAGCGTGAGAATAAGGCCTTTAATGACGACCTGTTGTCATCTTTGACTAATCCAGATTTAAACGTAGTTGTTTATAATTTGCAAAAACAAGATGTTTTTGACAATGGCAGTGATGATGCAATTCCAGCTTTTAAGCAATTTAATGGTGAATATCACATGGAACGTGTTTTTCAAAATCACCGCCAAGAGTTAGTCACTTATCAGAAGGTGCGGTCAGTTAAAAACGGAAAACTGACAGGTTATATTATAGTAGTCAACAGAATGTCTTATTATAATGGCTTGATGCGGAATTTGCTTAAGTGGATGGTGCGCATTTCGTTAATTGCGGTAGTGGTATTTACAATAATCGCCTTTATGATTGTTCATAATATTGTTAAGCCAATTAAGGAAATGTCTAAAGTTGCGCGTGAAGTTAATGATGATCCCAATAGTACAGTACGAATTAGGAATTTTCACCGGCATGATGAATTACAGGAATTGGCCGTTTCCTTTAACCAAATGTTGGATAGAATGCAGCGTTATATTGAGCAGCAGAAAGAATTTGTCGGTGATGTTTCTCATGAATTACGAACACCAGTTGCGGTAATTGAAGGACACCTGAACATGCTTGAGCGTTGGGGAAAAGATGATCCAGAGATCTTGGATGAATCGATTAAGGCTTCGTTGCAAGAAGCTAAGCGAATGCAGCATTTAATTCAGGAAATGCTTGATTTAACGCGAGCAGAACAAATTAACGTTCAATACCCGAATGCAGTGACAAGAGTTTCTGAAGTTCTTAATCGTGTTGTTGGTGATATGTCACTTGTGCATCAAGATTTTGAAATTGGTTTGGATATGGATGATTTACCACAAGATACAGAAATTCAAATTTATCAGGGGCATTTAGAGCAGTTACTGGTTATTTTAATTGATAATGGAATTAAGTATTCAACTGATCGTAAGCAGATGAATGTTTCAGCAGGACTTTCGCATGATGAGGTTAGCATTATGGTGCAAGACTTTGGCGAGGGTATTTCTAAAGAAGAGCAAGATAAAATTTTTAACCGCTTTTACCGGGTTGATAAAGCCCGAACGCGAGAAAAGGGCGGCAATGGGCTAGGTTTGTCGATTGCGCAAAAGTTAGTAACCAGTTATCACGGTCAAATTAGTGTTGACTCTGTAGAAGGACAGGGCAGCCAATTTAAGATTGTCTTTCCAGCTTTGACTAAGGAGCAGGCGGCAAAGTTGCGCAAGCGCGCAGAAGGCGATGAAAAAGAAAAGTAG
- a CDS encoding response regulator transcription factor — translation MAKILIIEDEKNLARFVELELKHEKYETVVESNGRKGLETALNEDFDAILLDLMLPDLNGLEIARRVRQVKTTPIIMMTARDSVIDRVSGLDHGADDYIVKPFAIEELLARLRAVLRRVKIEQEASDDTIEKKVIKFKDMTIETANRIVRRSDGKAVDLTKREYNLFMMLIKNKNNVVSRDQLLAKIWGPGSNIETNVVEVYVRYLRNKIDIPGKPSYIKTVRGTGYMVRDEDDEEK, via the coding sequence ATGGCAAAAATTTTAATTATTGAAGATGAAAAGAACTTGGCTCGCTTTGTCGAGCTGGAATTAAAACATGAAAAATATGAAACAGTTGTTGAGAGCAATGGCCGCAAGGGCTTGGAAACCGCTTTAAACGAAGACTTTGATGCTATTTTGCTTGACCTAATGCTGCCGGATCTAAATGGCTTAGAAATTGCTCGTCGGGTTCGGCAAGTCAAGACAACACCAATTATTATGATGACGGCGCGTGATTCTGTGATTGATCGTGTTTCTGGTCTTGATCATGGTGCTGATGACTATATCGTTAAACCATTTGCAATTGAGGAATTGTTGGCTCGTCTGCGTGCAGTTTTACGGCGAGTAAAGATTGAACAAGAAGCTTCTGATGATACAATCGAAAAGAAGGTTATCAAGTTCAAAGATATGACAATCGAAACTGCTAACCGAATTGTTCGCCGCAGTGATGGTAAAGCAGTTGATCTGACTAAGCGGGAATATAATCTGTTTATGATGTTGATTAAGAATAAGAACAATGTTGTCAGTCGTGACCAATTATTAGCTAAAATTTGGGGACCAGGTTCAAATATTGAAACTAATGTTGTTGAAGTTTATGTTCGCTATTTACGTAATAAGATTGATATTCCGGGCAAGCCATCATATATCAAGACCGTTCGCGGAACTGGTTATATGGTAAGAGATGAAGACGATGAAGAAAAGTAA
- a CDS encoding DUF177 domain-containing protein, whose product MLTINFSQIKNSKTPLTHFENEVVIRPEFLKRSQKLLYQVENVQVTGDAFYNVPYVTCALRVTADLIVPSSRSLAPVSYHEDFQFNENYSEDKVAKEELEKSATPIVPVEDDVIDLQTAIEDNLLLHIPTTILTSEEKEKDIYPEGKGWSVISEAEFDAGKKNQVNPAFAKLKQLLEQKDEQQNKGK is encoded by the coding sequence ATGTTGACGATTAATTTTTCACAAATAAAAAATAGTAAAACCCCACTCACGCATTTTGAAAATGAAGTTGTGATACGGCCAGAGTTTTTAAAAAGAAGTCAAAAATTGCTTTATCAGGTAGAAAATGTGCAAGTAACAGGAGATGCTTTTTATAATGTGCCATATGTTACTTGTGCTTTGCGTGTGACAGCGGACTTGATTGTACCGTCAAGTCGTAGTTTAGCACCGGTTAGTTATCATGAAGATTTTCAGTTTAATGAAAATTATTCAGAGGACAAGGTGGCTAAAGAAGAACTGGAAAAGAGTGCAACACCGATTGTACCGGTTGAAGATGATGTGATTGATTTGCAAACAGCCATTGAAGATAATTTACTGTTGCATATTCCGACAACAATTTTGACTTCTGAAGAGAAAGAAAAAGATATTTACCCAGAAGGTAAAGGCTGGTCTGTTATTTCGGAAGCTGAGTTTGATGCCGGTAAAAAGAATCAGGTCAATCCAGCATTTGCTAAGTTAAAGCAACTACTTGAACAGAAGGATGAACAACAAAATAAGGGTAAGTAG
- a CDS encoding nucleotidyltransferase — protein MSVVGIIAEFNPLHSGHEFLLNQARLLAGSSDPIVVLMSGNYVQRGEMAIMDKWARAQAALASGADLVFEMPFSTSVEPANLFSLGSINQLAKLGVSDLVFGVEDATLNFAYLGSKIAEIPPNHMDFNDYSQTYSTQYNQMVTREVGYEVNQPNAILGLAYAVANYNLGTPLILHAVNRIGAGHDDLLQREGVVQSASAIRNIILHRKTGTALEQWLPKKEVAALYKQPEYPNWNLLFPFLKYRLESSSVEQLRQIYQMSEGLEYKMKQEIHQAHNFTEFLRAIKSKRYTYSRLRRLSLYTLLNVTQDDMLASFNHESLFLLGYSKIGRRYLKKIRKETTAEIVSKIDQKNTQQGSLHLQLRVDRLVEQILQVDQNFGRRPLEV, from the coding sequence ATGAGTGTAGTGGGGATCATTGCTGAATTTAATCCCTTGCATAGCGGCCATGAATTTTTATTAAATCAGGCACGTTTATTAGCTGGTAGTAGTGACCCGATTGTGGTTTTAATGTCAGGGAATTATGTGCAGCGCGGTGAAATGGCAATTATGGATAAGTGGGCCCGTGCGCAAGCAGCTTTAGCAAGTGGAGCAGATCTTGTCTTTGAAATGCCATTTTCGACGTCAGTTGAGCCGGCTAACCTATTTTCGCTTGGTAGCATTAATCAGTTAGCCAAGTTGGGAGTAAGTGACTTGGTATTTGGTGTGGAAGATGCAACGCTGAATTTTGCCTATTTAGGCAGCAAAATTGCTGAAATTCCGCCCAATCACATGGATTTTAATGATTATAGTCAAACTTATTCAACGCAGTATAACCAAATGGTTACGCGGGAAGTTGGCTATGAGGTTAATCAACCTAATGCGATTTTGGGGTTAGCTTATGCAGTTGCTAACTATAATTTGGGCACGCCGCTTATTTTGCATGCAGTAAACAGAATTGGTGCTGGACATGATGATTTGTTGCAGCGTGAAGGTGTTGTACAAAGTGCTAGTGCAATTCGCAATATTATTTTGCACCGTAAAACCGGCACAGCGCTAGAGCAATGGCTTCCTAAAAAGGAAGTAGCTGCTTTGTATAAGCAACCGGAATATCCTAATTGGAATCTATTGTTTCCATTTTTAAAATATCGGCTTGAGTCCTCATCAGTAGAACAGTTACGCCAAATTTATCAAATGAGTGAAGGGTTAGAATACAAAATGAAGCAAGAAATTCACCAAGCGCATAATTTTACTGAATTCTTGCGTGCGATTAAGTCAAAGCGGTATACTTATTCCCGCTTACGTCGACTTAGTTTGTATACTTTACTAAATGTTACTCAAGATGATATGCTGGCTAGTTTTAATCATGAATCATTATTTTTATTGGGTTATAGTAAAATTGGCCGGCGTTATTTGAAAAAAATCAGAAAAGAAACTACGGCTGAGATTGTTTCTAAAATTGACCAAAAGAATACCCAACAGGGTTCATTGCACTTACAGTTACGGGTTGACCGTTTAGTTGAGCAGATTTTGCAGGTCGATCAAAACTTTGGTCGACGACCGCTGGAGGTTTAA
- the rsfS gene encoding ribosome silencing factor: MTSKEILTFALKAISDRHGEDTAAYDMQGISILADYYVVTSASSNRQLHAIANAVIDEAHQVDYYDYRIEGSSESNWLLLDLGDVVVNIFTQEAREFYNVEKLWSAGKKLEIKED; this comes from the coding sequence TTGACTAGTAAAGAAATTTTAACTTTTGCGTTGAAGGCGATTAGTGATCGTCATGGTGAAGATACAGCAGCATATGATATGCAGGGAATTAGTATCTTAGCCGATTATTATGTTGTGACTAGTGCCAGCTCAAACCGCCAATTACACGCGATTGCTAATGCTGTAATTGATGAGGCCCATCAAGTTGACTATTATGATTATCGGATTGAAGGTTCAAGTGAATCTAACTGGCTTTTGCTCGATTTAGGCGATGTAGTTGTCAATATTTTTACACAAGAAGCACGTGAATTTTATAATGTTGAAAAATTATGGTCTGCTGGTAAAAAATTGGAAATAAAGGAAGATTAA
- the yqeK gene encoding bis(5'-nucleosyl)-tetraphosphatase (symmetrical) YqeK has translation MTDLFFAKTYSPLSSSAIIAKEKANMDETRFNHCVRVSETAQKLARLNNYDEQKAALAGFVHDYAKQVPVAEYKQVIKTQGFAQDLLNWNRAIWHGIVGTYFIKRDLQITDPEILTAVDRHTTGDTKMTTLDKIVFMADFIEPGRDFPGVEEARKITFANLDAGVGYQLAHSLSYLATKREKIYPRTFEAYNVWSIDNN, from the coding sequence ATGACTGATTTATTTTTTGCCAAAACGTATTCACCATTATCTAGTAGTGCAATTATTGCTAAGGAAAAAGCAAATATGGATGAAACGCGGTTTAACCATTGTGTCCGTGTTAGTGAAACAGCGCAAAAGTTAGCACGCTTGAATAATTATGATGAGCAAAAGGCGGCATTAGCAGGTTTTGTTCATGATTATGCTAAGCAAGTGCCAGTTGCAGAATATAAACAAGTAATTAAGACGCAAGGTTTTGCCCAAGATTTGTTAAACTGGAATCGGGCAATCTGGCATGGCATTGTGGGTACATACTTTATTAAACGGGACTTGCAGATTACTGATCCAGAAATTTTAACTGCTGTTGATCGTCATACTACAGGTGATACAAAAATGACAACTTTGGATAAAATCGTTTTTATGGCTGATTTTATTGAGCCTGGACGCGATTTTCCCGGAGTTGAAGAAGCTCGTAAAATTACATTTGCTAATTTAGATGCTGGGGTTGGTTACCAATTAGCCCATAGCCTCAGTTATTTGGCTACTAAAAGAGAAAAAATCTATCCTCGCACGTTTGAAGCATATAATGTGTGGAGTATTGATAATAATTAA
- a CDS encoding nicotinate-nucleotide adenylyltransferase, with protein MTFAKSIEKKPVVQVKEETIADNQGRQIGIMGGTFNPVHLAHLVVAEQVLTKLHLDEIWFIPTNIPPLKDKPTVAAQDRANMLELATQDNLHFHVKLFELFRGGVSYTVDTLTYLHAKAPQNHYYLIMGSDQVNNLAEWKEPLKLAQLATLVGIRRPGYEQKAQLPIIWVDVPQIDLSSSSIRQTIAMGGSIRYLVPESVRDYIHRKGLYYD; from the coding sequence ATGACGTTTGCAAAAAGTATTGAAAAGAAACCAGTTGTTCAAGTTAAAGAAGAAACAATAGCTGATAATCAAGGTCGACAAATTGGGATTATGGGTGGTACTTTTAATCCGGTTCATTTAGCACATCTAGTTGTAGCTGAGCAAGTATTAACTAAATTACATTTGGATGAAATTTGGTTTATTCCGACGAATATTCCACCGTTAAAGGATAAGCCAACAGTTGCTGCTCAAGATCGAGCTAATATGTTGGAACTAGCAACGCAAGATAATCTACATTTTCATGTAAAATTATTTGAATTATTTCGCGGTGGTGTTTCTTATACGGTTGATACACTAACTTACTTACATGCAAAAGCACCGCAAAATCATTATTATTTGATTATGGGTAGTGATCAGGTTAATAATTTAGCTGAATGGAAAGAACCGTTAAAGCTGGCACAATTGGCAACTTTAGTTGGCATTAGGCGCCCAGGCTATGAACAAAAAGCACAATTACCAATTATTTGGGTTGATGTGCCGCAGATTGATTTAAGTTCATCTTCAATTAGGCAAACAATTGCGATGGGCGGTTCAATTAGATATTTAGTTCCAGAATCTGTTCGCGATTATATTCATCGAAAGGGCTTGTATTATGACTGA
- the yqeH gene encoding ribosome biogenesis GTPase YqeH: protein MDDIICIGCGAKLQSANPEEAGYLPASRLTKALASEDEDNDIYCQRCFRLRHYNEIMPVKVDNDDFLALLNSLAEKKALIVNVVDLFDFTNSLLSSMKRFVGNNELILVGNKFDLFPLNSRASKIKDWMRQEANRVGLFPKKIFLISAAKKKNLDNLIAYLDKKSRTEDVYFVGMTNVGKSTLLNAIVDKMGDIQNLITTSRFPGTTLDRIEIPLENGHFLVDTPGIMSENQLATHLDVKDLAAISPQKPLKPATYQLKPGNTLFLAGLGRIDYLQGESTSFTVYVARDLYVHRTKTENAANFYQKHLGDLLTPPSEATTLPALKGQEMHTTYKSDLLFGGIGFITVPADCLVKIYTPGKIGLGIRRALI from the coding sequence ATGGATGATATTATTTGTATCGGTTGTGGGGCAAAGCTGCAATCTGCTAACCCTGAGGAAGCTGGCTATTTACCAGCTTCACGTTTAACGAAGGCGTTAGCAAGCGAGGATGAAGACAATGATATTTATTGTCAGCGGTGTTTTCGGTTGCGGCACTATAATGAAATTATGCCAGTTAAGGTCGATAATGATGATTTTTTAGCTTTGCTTAATTCATTAGCTGAAAAAAAGGCGTTAATTGTCAATGTTGTTGACTTATTTGACTTTACGAATTCACTTTTATCATCAATGAAACGTTTTGTTGGTAATAATGAGTTGATTTTAGTTGGGAATAAGTTTGATTTGTTTCCGTTAAATTCACGGGCAAGCAAGATTAAAGATTGGATGCGGCAAGAAGCCAATCGTGTTGGCCTTTTTCCTAAGAAAATTTTCTTAATTAGTGCTGCTAAAAAGAAAAATTTAGATAATTTAATTGCCTATTTAGATAAAAAATCACGTACTGAAGATGTTTATTTTGTTGGCATGACTAATGTAGGTAAATCAACGTTACTCAATGCAATCGTTGACAAAATGGGTGATATTCAAAATTTGATTACAACTTCTCGTTTTCCGGGGACAACACTTGATCGAATTGAAATACCGCTGGAGAACGGCCATTTTTTGGTTGATACACCAGGAATTATGTCAGAAAATCAACTGGCAACACATCTTGATGTTAAAGATTTAGCAGCAATTTCTCCGCAAAAGCCGCTTAAGCCAGCAACTTATCAATTAAAGCCGGGTAATACACTTTTTTTGGCGGGATTGGGTCGAATTGATTATTTGCAAGGTGAGTCAACTAGCTTCACAGTTTATGTAGCGCGGGACTTGTATGTTCACCGAACAAAGACAGAAAATGCGGCTAATTTTTATCAAAAGCACTTGGGTGATTTGTTAACGCCACCATCTGAAGCAACAACTTTACCGGCACTTAAGGGGCAAGAAATGCATACGACTTACAAGAGTGACTTACTGTTTGGCGGGATTGGCTTTATTACGGTTCCAGCAGATTGTTTAGTTAAGATTTATACGCCTGGTAAGATTGGTTTGGGAATAAGGCGTGCGTTAATTTAG
- a CDS encoding YqeG family HAD IIIA-type phosphatase, with translation MIFRPRYTIDTIYHLDTAVLHQMGIQAVFSDLDNTLLAWNEFETAQKMDQLNRRFAQAGITLVVISNNNAQRVGKVLNPYHIQFVAKSKKPLPFAITRKRKEMGLSQKQVMMVGDQLITDIQAGNLAGVESVLVEPLIKTDKWNTRINRFFEKIIFFFLAISHRVTFKETLKNG, from the coding sequence ATGATATTCAGGCCACGTTATACAATTGATACAATCTATCATTTAGATACTGCTGTCTTGCATCAGATGGGCATTCAGGCAGTGTTTTCGGATTTAGATAATACATTGCTTGCTTGGAACGAGTTTGAAACGGCACAAAAGATGGATCAGCTTAATCGGCGATTTGCGCAAGCTGGGATTACACTAGTAGTGATTTCCAATAATAATGCGCAAAGAGTGGGTAAAGTACTTAATCCGTACCATATTCAATTTGTTGCTAAGTCTAAAAAGCCGTTGCCGTTTGCAATTACAAGAAAGCGTAAGGAAATGGGTTTGAGTCAAAAGCAAGTAATGATGGTAGGTGACCAATTGATTACTGATATTCAGGCTGGTAATTTAGCTGGTGTAGAGTCGGTTCTAGTTGAGCCACTGATAAAAACTGATAAATGGAATACTCGAATTAATCGTTTTTTTGAGAAGATCATCTTTTTCTTTTTGGCAATTTCACACCGGGTAACTTTTAAGGAGACATTAAAAAATGGATGA
- the rplT gene encoding 50S ribosomal protein L20, giving the protein MPRVKGGTVTRKRRKKVMKLAKGYRGAKHMQFKAASTQLFVSYRYAFRDRRRRKSDFRKLWIARINAAARQNDISYSKLMHGLKVAGVDINRKMLADIAYNDSKTFAQLAETAKKALN; this is encoded by the coding sequence ATGCCAAGAGTTAAAGGTGGAACAGTAACACGTAAACGTCGTAAGAAGGTTATGAAGCTTGCCAAGGGTTACCGTGGCGCAAAGCATATGCAATTTAAGGCTGCAAGTACACAATTATTTGTATCTTACAGATATGCATTCCGTGACCGGAGAAGACGTAAGAGCGACTTTAGAAAGTTATGGATTGCCAGAATCAATGCTGCAGCAAGACAAAATGATATTTCATATTCTAAGTTAATGCACGGCTTGAAAGTTGCCGGTGTTGACATTAACCGTAAGATGTTAGCTGACATTGCTTATAACGATTCAAAGACTTTTGCACAATTAGCAGAAACTGCTAAGAAGGCTTTAAATTAA
- the rpmI gene encoding 50S ribosomal protein L35, protein MPKMKTHRASAKRFKRTASGELKRHHAFTGHRFHGKTKKQRRHLRKAALVSRSDLKRIKQMLSQMR, encoded by the coding sequence ATGCCTAAAATGAAAACCCACCGCGCTTCTGCAAAGCGTTTTAAGAGAACTGCTTCTGGTGAATTAAAGCGTCATCACGCATTTACTGGCCACCGTTTCCACGGTAAGACCAAGAAGCAACGTCGTCATTTGAGAAAGGCTGCATTAGTTTCACGCAGCGACTTGAAACGCATCAAACAGATGCTCTCTCAAATGCGTTAA
- the infC gene encoding translation initiation factor IF-3 translates to MIPRNLILNDQIRSREVRLINADGDQVGVVTKTEALRQASVANLDLVLISPNAKPPVARIMDYGKYRFEQQKKLKESRKKSKTVSVKEIRLSPTIEGNDFNTKLKHAQKFLTKEGAKVRVSIRFRGRAITHKELGREVLEKMAEATSDIATVISKPKMEGRSMFLILAPKSDKK, encoded by the coding sequence ATCATACCAAGAAATTTAATATTAAACGATCAAATTCGTTCACGCGAAGTTCGTTTAATTAATGCAGATGGTGATCAAGTTGGTGTAGTAACTAAGACTGAAGCATTACGGCAAGCAAGTGTTGCGAATTTAGATTTAGTTCTGATTTCGCCTAATGCTAAGCCACCAGTTGCCCGCATCATGGACTATGGTAAGTACCGTTTTGAACAACAAAAGAAACTCAAAGAGTCGCGTAAGAAGTCCAAGACGGTTAGCGTTAAAGAAATCCGTTTAAGTCCAACCATTGAAGGTAACGACTTTAACACTAAGCTAAAGCACGCGCAAAAGTTCCTCACTAAAGAGGGTGCTAAGGTTCGTGTTTCGATTCGGTTCAGAGGTCGTGCAATCACCCACAAGGAATTAGGACGTGAAGTGCTGGAGAAGATGGCTGAAGCTACTTCGGATATTGCTACTGTGATTAGCAAGCCGAAGATGGAAGGTCGTTCAATGTTCTTGATACTCGCTCCTAAGAGTGACAAAAAGTAA
- a CDS encoding amino acid ABC transporter permease — protein sequence MQTWINAFAWINIRFLLLGLKVTLYISLIVMILSFIIGSFLGIIRFAKIKYVSKVTGLIIDVVRNLPLLLIIFFTYFGLPNFGFRPDVIPAAIIAMTIFESGMIAEIVRSGIQSVASGQMEGARSTGMSFAQAMRYVVLPQAYKHMIPTLVSQLVSLIKDTSLATIIVVPEMTQQAQIVYGQNANFTLPMFVALAVLYFVVCFILSIVGSLLGKQLN from the coding sequence ATGCAAACTTGGATTAATGCTTTTGCCTGGATTAATATTAGATTTTTATTGCTAGGTTTAAAAGTAACACTGTATATCTCGTTAATTGTAATGATCTTGAGCTTCATTATCGGTTCATTTTTAGGAATTATCCGTTTTGCCAAGATTAAGTATGTGTCAAAAGTTACTGGCTTAATAATTGATGTTGTACGTAATTTGCCATTACTGCTAATTATTTTCTTTACCTACTTTGGCTTGCCTAACTTTGGCTTTCGGCCTGATGTTATTCCAGCAGCAATTATTGCCATGACTATTTTTGAATCAGGAATGATCGCAGAAATTGTGCGTTCCGGAATTCAATCAGTTGCTAGTGGTCAAATGGAGGGTGCGCGTTCAACGGGAATGAGTTTTGCACAGGCAATGCGCTATGTGGTTTTACCCCAAGCCTATAAGCATATGATCCCAACCTTAGTTAGTCAGTTAGTGTCCTTAATTAAGGATACGTCACTGGCAACGATTATTGTTGTCCCTGAGATGACGCAGCAGGCGCAGATTGTTTATGGTCAAAATGCTAATTTTACATTGCCCATGTTTGTAGCTTTGGCAGTACTTTACTTTGTTGTTTGTTTTATTTTGTCAATTGTTGGCAGTCTACTTGGCAAACAGTTAAATTAA
- a CDS encoding amino acid ABC transporter permease, with amino-acid sequence MIYIFTHFSKQLLVGLGWTLLASLITLVLSLIIGTTLALLQMLPSKLVHFLCRVYIEIFRNIPLLVIVMFFYLIIPLYFFKINGFTAGTIGLTLYTSAFIAEIIRSGIQSVESGQLEGARSTGMTYWQAMRYVVLPQAFKIVIPSLGNQFVNLIKDSSILAFVAGFDLLYQANAIASTTFDTINSYLVVGILYLLLTMPLSYYMHHLEKKLG; translated from the coding sequence ATGATTTATATTTTTACGCATTTTAGTAAGCAACTTTTAGTTGGTCTAGGTTGGACGCTGTTAGCTAGCTTAATTACGTTAGTTTTAAGTTTAATAATTGGCACTACGCTGGCACTTTTACAGATGCTGCCGAGTAAGTTAGTTCATTTTCTGTGCCGTGTTTATATTGAGATCTTTCGTAATATTCCATTGTTGGTCATTGTGATGTTCTTTTACCTGATTATTCCATTGTATTTCTTTAAGATTAATGGTTTTACCGCGGGAACAATTGGGTTGACACTATACACATCTGCCTTTATTGCTGAAATTATTCGCTCAGGAATTCAATCTGTTGAATCAGGGCAGCTGGAAGGTGCACGTTCAACAGGGATGACTTACTGGCAGGCAATGAGATATGTGGTTTTGCCACAGGCATTTAAAATTGTGATCCCTTCTTTAGGTAATCAATTTGTTAATTTGATTAAAGATTCTTCAATTTTGGCTTTTGTAGCCGGGTTTGACTTGCTTTATCAGGCTAATGCGATTGCTTCAACAACTTTTGATACGATCAATAGTTACTTAGTGGTTGGTATTTTGTACCTATTGTTAACTATGCCACTGAGTTACTATATGCATCATTTAGAAAAGAAATTGGGTTAG